The region ACTTTTGGAACACATCTAGCCATAGCTCAGGAACGGGGAGGCGCGCGTAGTCTGTAATTTACGGATACAGGGTCAGTAGAAATTACACCCTATGGTAGAAATAAAGGCTTACGAAATTCTCCGCTCATGACCATGACGCGTTCGCCATTGACCATGAGGGATCCATTATCCCATTCCACATCCGTCTGTACGCCATTACCTGTACCCAGCACGCTAGCAAACAGCGAAATGAAAGCTAAAACAAAATGAACGAGTCTCATGTTGACATCTGTCGTATAGGGGAAATCGTAGAAGGGACACCAGGCAACTTTCGCGACATGATGTCGTTCTTGAGCTCGGGCGAGACTTCCACATGCAATCCAGCCGCGGTTGGAGATCGCGCTTCGGCCCTATATGCCACGCGACGATATCATTGATGGTTTATTATTTGCCATGGATAAATGTATACGCGGGGTAAATATGCAAGGTACTAGTGCCCCCAGGGAGACAACATTTGCGGGGGTACGTGGAGTAAGATCTGTCCGAAAGGCCGAGGTGTGTGCAAGAGACTGCAGTAGCGGAAGCTTTGCCGGAACGGGCAAGCTGGGAATTGCGCACGTAATCAAGGTCAACTTCACAAACATAAGCTGGTTGACAGTAGTGAAGTCATGGTCAATTTCAATACTAATCGAGCCAAAACGAGGCCTTCGGAAATAAATTTCCCTGTGGCAATCAGGTCCTACGGATAGACTAGTGACCTATCCACTTTTGTGGACCTCTGGAACTACCTCGGCCGATTAGGGGTTCTTGTTCCCATGCTCGCCTCCAGCACTATGGGCCGTAGCCATCACCACGCATGTCAAGCCTCGTGGTTCCCGCAAGGCCCGGTACTAGTCAGGTGGTCACATTCCACAATCTACCTATTTCTACAGGAGTCTAAACAATGCGCCACTGCTACTTCACTCATTGGAGGAAGTTTTGACGCACCGATGAGAATCGACTCAAGTGGCTGCCACCTACTCATTTCACGTGTCGTGAGGCCCACTTATTGGAGGAGTTTTGAAACAGCCACTTTCTCTTCGCTATTTGCGAAGGAGAGATTCGCGCCGGAAAATTTTGAACGCATCAACCGCATCGCTGGATACATGTCGATCCGGTGGCTTGGACATCAATCTCTGGGAATTCCAGACCCCTAAATAATGTATATATATGTGGAGATACAAGCACATAGCCAAGTAGCCAAGCGCATCCTTCATACATTCAAGCTTCTCTTCAGTATCAGACTCATCTTTAAAATGGTTGCCCTAACTCTTAGCGTACTCTTTTCTACCCTGGCGGCGTCTGCTGTCGCAGTGCCCTCCCAGAAACGTGCGGGATGCACATTCTCAGGCGCCACCGGAGCTGCTGCAGCGATGAAGGCTCAGTCCTCATGTTCCACCATGACTCTCTCCAGCCTCGATGTACCAGCTGGTACCACGCTTGATCTCTCCAAGCTGGCTGATGGTACCACGGTCATTTTTGAAGGCACCACCACTTTCGGTTTCAAGGAGTGGGAGGGACCTCTTCTTTCCATCGGAGGCAACAAAATCGTTGTCAAGGGTGCAGCGGGATCTTCCCTTGACGGCCAGGGTGCTCTCTACTGGGATGGCAAGGGTGACAATGGAAAAGTTAAGCCCAAGTTCTTCGCCGCACACTCGCTCACCGGCTCTTCCATCTCCAACATCTTGATCAAGAACCCACCTGTACAAGTTGTCAGCATCAACGGCTGTGATGGTCTCACTATTACTGATATGACCATCGATGCTTCTGCTGGTGATAAGGGAGCCTTGGGCCACAACACCGATGGCTTTGACATCGGGTCAAGCAACAACATCGTCATTGATGGTGCGAAGGTGTTCAACCAGGATGACTGCGTTGCTATAAACTCCGGAACCGTGAGTATTACATGCATGTCGCACAGTACTCCCAGCTAATACCATGACTAGAACATCACCTTCAAGAACGGCATCTGCTCAGGAGGGCACGGTCTATCCATTGGCTCAGTCGGTGGCCGTAGCGACAACGTTGTCGATACCGTTACCTTCTCAAACTCTCAAGTCACAAAGTCCACCAACGGTATCCGCGTAAAGGCCCGCTCTGGCCAGACTGGCAAGATCAACAAAGTGACTTACTCAGGCATCACCTTGTCTCAAATCTCCAAGTAGGCCACCTTTTGCTCCTAACACTTTTGAAGGTAATCTAACATCATATAGATACGGCATCCTGATCGAGCAAAACTACGACGGTGGCGATCTGCACGGTACCGCCGGCACCGGCATCCCCATCACCGGTCTGACGCTCCAGAACATCTCTGGTACCGGTGCTGTCGCCAGCAGCGGGTTCGATGTCGTTGTCACTTGCGGCAGCAGCACCTCATGCACTGGCTGGACTTGGTCTGGTGTCTCCGTGACCGGCGGTAAGACCTAtggcagctgcaccaacgTACCTAGCGTTACGAAGTGCTCATAGACAATCATTGGTACAAATTGCTCTATGCAACAAAACCTTGAGCTTGCTCGGGCTCTTTTCACCTTTTCCAGGCTGGCGAAATCCTGGAAAACTTGCAGAACGCTTTGATGCTGCATTGTAGATATTTTATTCTTGTTAGTACTTTCCTTCCAAAAGCGAGCGCTTGACGTCTAGCTAGCTTGCACAATCGTAACTTGTAAATACCTCTGAGAAATTGCATCATGATCTTCTTATCCCAAGCATCGTCTGTAGTTTGTAGTAGGTGATATCCATCGTTGTTCTCTCCATGTTTGGTAGCTGCGCTTGCCAACTTCGCGATTGGACCACGAAGAGTGGAAGCTACGATGACGTAGCATCGGCTTTAGCGCATTCAAAACCTTAAGCGCACCTCAGCCTTACTGCACGCCTCCCACCCAGGTAGGATTCATATCAGCCTGTTGATAACGTGGGTCTGGGGCCTAGTTGCATTCAGTATCATGTTTAGCCGCTTAAGCGAATGTGGCTGCGGTCCCATCACATCGCTGCTGCCTGTCGAACTCAGTCAACAACGTCCAACCAGACCAGCAGATAATTCATTCAGGTAAATATGTCTACCTATAGCTATTCGCCGCTGTCGGATCCCATCAACGCTATTCGCCTGTTCCGTCTCTTACCTGGCCCGGGCAACGCGGCAAGCCACGCGACCCACTCACACATATGAGGCATTGTCTTACGTCTGGGGTCTCTCTGAGAATCCGGATTCCATCTACATAGGCGATTGCCGCTCTGAAGTTACGCCGAACCTCCACGCAGCCTTGCTACATCTACGCGATACTTCTTTCGCACGGATTCTTTGGATCGACGCTCTCTGCATCAATCAGAAAGATGACGATGAGAAATCTGGACAGATCCAGTTGATGGCGCAAATCTATGCTGTCGCAAAAGAAGTCGTTGTTTGGCTGGGTGAGGAGGCAGATGACAGTAGCACGGCGTTCGAAGCAATCAGAGATGCAAATCTGCGCCCGATATCCTCGACTGAACACAAGGAGGTCGAGACAACAGAGGCTTCCGAGGTACGGGAGTCGCCTACACTTTGCCTCTCAGCGTCAGCGTCTTCACACGCGATTAATAAAGAATCTGGGGGCTTGTGTTTAGGTCCCGGGCCTCAGCTCCTGGTCCAATCGACTTTTAGCGAGAAACAAAAAATTGCTGTGAATTTTCTGCTCCAGCGATCGTGGTTTCGACGGGTGTGGGTAAGATGGCAGTTGTTTCATGAAACCCAGATAGATGCTGAACAAGCAAACCAGGTACTACAAGAAGCAGCAGCCGCCCGACGTATGTTGGTGACGTGTGGTAATATCGAAATGGATGGCCACGCCTTCTATCTAGGCCTTGATGCTTTCATACATGGTACTGATGTGGTTCTGTGAAATCAAGCTTACGCAGTCACATCATTAATCAGAGGTGCGATCTTTCGGCCGAAGTTTGAACACCATAACCCCGGGCGAACATCCTTAAACATATGTTCTCTCAACGAGCTGATAAACCGCTATCATATGCATGAAGCTACCAGGAATCACGACAGAGTCTACGCCTTACTCGGTATTAGTTCTGAAGATATTGACGAAACGGGCTGTTACCTGTGAATTACAAAATTTCATGGAGAAACCTATCACGCCGAATCCTCCGGTTCTTGCTTGGAAAAGAGACGTCTGTCAAGAGTAAAGGGAATGGCGACTTAGTGCGCATCTATGCAAGAGGCTGCGTTATCGGTAGCGTGAACGGCGTTTCAACGAAACCTGACGGCCAGCAGGTTATGGATATAAATTTCAGCAGAGGAGCGACTGGTTTTTTTAGTGTTGACGCAGATCTCACACGCGAAACCTTCATCTGCCATCCGACCGCGAACCCTGTCTTGGAAGGTGACATTATCTGTAGCTTGCAAGATGTGGCGAGTCCTACGATCATTCGAAGGCGATAGGATTATTTCTCAATTGTTTCAGTTTCGCTCTCGGGGCTTTCAGTCCCGGGTGTGGTGACAGTTTTCGAACATGAATTTCCACTTATCTGGGCATGGACATCACACTTGTTTGAAGGTGCAAAACCACAAGAGTCATTCTAGGATGTTATGGACAAGCCATCAAGAATGATGGCAGTGGCTTTAATCTTAGAAGAGGTAAGAGGAGCCCATGCAGAGTCTCAAGAGATATTGCTAGCCGCAATCGCTACAGGACTATCATCACCAAATACCGGAACTCCAAGCTGTTTCACGAAGGAATATTTCAGTCGAATCACCAATAGGTTTAGCTCGAGTGTTGTGGAGACTCTTCTACGACACAAGCGGGACGACATCAAGATTACTGAGCGAATGATGATCGACATTGCAAGATGGTGTGAACCAGCAGTGGTGGATTTTGCGCTTCAAGAAAAGGAGGAGAGCATGTCACTGTCCGAAGACATTATCGTGGCTGCTGTAGAAAAccgcgacgacgacgaagtTTTTCATCTTATGATTGCTTCCACATGGACGAAGATTGAAATCACGGACTCCGTCGTAAAATCGGCATATGATGGAGGTAAATCAGCACTGAAGATTCTTTTGAATCAAGAAAAGGTTATCATATCAATCACGGATGAAATGCTAATTACATCTGTTCGATTCCTTCGTCCAACCGTCTTGGCACTACTTCTCGATCATATGGAGGATAAAGTGGAAATCACAGAATATGTCCTGGTGGCATCACTACAGCGCCGGTTTTATCGGCTAGACGTAATCAAATTGCTTCTTGATCGTTCAGGGAGTAATTTTGAAATTACGAGTGCAATCCTTATTGCAGCAGTACAGCATGGAGAGGACGCTCTTGAGATAACCACATTACTACTCGATTATGCGGGTGGCAGAGTGGAAATCTCGCAATCGATCCTCGCTGCATCATTACGAAATGAGAAATACGGACTGATGTCGCTAAAGTTACTGCTAGCTCAAAGTGGGAGCAAAGTGGGAAATTCTGAACCAGTGCTTTGTGAGGCGACAAGACTCAGAGAATGAATCAGAATCCATGGCACTTCTTCTCGATCATTATGGGCAACAAGCCAAAATTACAGAAGATATCTTGGAGACAGTAGCGCATAATAAGAGCGAGGGGCGGGATATCATGGAGCTATTGTTCACAAGGAGAGGAGAAGAGATTGTCATCACAGAAAGAATACTCGTGGCAGCAGTGGTTGAGTATGAGACCTTACGGAAGAAGAAGCGTCACTGGCCTGATGTTGACGAGATCTCTATCGATATTTCTCACACTTACCTCAGAGATGCACCTACGGTTCAAGAAGAATTGTTCTCTGCTAATATAAGAGACGGAAGGCGAAGTTCCAAAGAGAGTGTCCTCACCCTTATCATCACCGAAAGAGGAGATGAGCTTGTAAAAGTCCTCATAGCCGTTGCAGAACACGGGGACGCGGACACAATCATGGAGCACCTCCTCGAAAACTACTACGAAAGTATTGAGGTGACAGAAGCTATTCTTCGTACTGTGATTAAAAATATATGGTATGGATACCAAACCATGCAGGTACTTCTTTCCATGAAAGGAGACCAGATCTGTTTCACTACGGAGATGATACAAGAAGCGGTACTGAATCCCGGGGTGGGGGCCGACGTGGTCCTGCTTTTGCTGAACTGGAAGGGAAACGAAGGGCAAATCACCAAGGCAGTGCTCGCAGTACTACCAAAGCTCCAGAAGAGCTCGTACATGTACCAATCCTTGGCTGCTTGCCTGCTTCTAAGAGGCCCTGAATTTCCATTCCAAGAGGGACTGCTCATGCCATACGAACACTTGGCATATGGACTTCTTTTCGGGCATCGCAAGCATACCGCTTGTACTTCGGATACCGTCTCTTCTCCCTGTTGAATATACATCTGCTATTGTTCTATAGCCAGTAAATACGCTACGATAGTACTATATCCTGCTTCCGAATGATCCCACCTCCCTACAGCGTTAACAAGACCGTCTGCCGCGGGATTCCGATTCTGCTTTGGCCTCCCACCGCATCTCCTTCCTCGCTGCTATAACACCCATCTCCACATCTGCACGCTCCTCCGCCGCCGCAGCCTTTACCTCCCGATCCTTACTCCCCAACAAAACCGGAAACATGGCAAACGCAAACCCCGTCCCAAACGCAAAGTACACAACAATCGCCACACTCTGCGCCCATCCACTCTCTTTCTGTAGTTCCAACCGTTGCTTGTAAATATCCCACATGTAAGCCGCCATGCCTGCAACGAAATTGGCAACAGCCAAACTGATCAACTCGTAAGGTGCTTCCATCAAAGTTAGGCTAGCCAAAGAGGACTGGAGGACGACCTGGTTCGAAGAATTGGTATACCGGATGCCGTTTGAAAGCCACATACGAAAGGACGAGGCTTTGTACACAACGCCCAGCTCGCGCTGCTGAATGCAAGTAAAAAAGGTGGCGAGCAGGGAAAGCGTGGTGCTAACGGTAAAGCTCGATCTCACAATGAAGGTAGTTTCCGCCAGGAGCGGCATGGAGAGTGCTTGTAAAGCCAAAGTTGCGAGAAGGGCGCCCTGGGTTCTGTATCAGCATGTTGTCTCTTCCCACGTTTATTCCAGCATAATGATCCTTTTTTCTGTTCTGTGCGCAGGGGTGTAGGTGTACATACGACCAAAGCCACGAGTTTAAACTGTTCCATCTTCGCCTCTCGCATCCTCAATACATCGTCATCACTCCCTTCATTCAGTATCTTCTCCAAAACCTCGAGATCCCGACAGTCAAACAGCAGCCATAAGCGGTACTTGTACAGCGGCCCGTACCGCGCTTGTGCATACGCATTCGCGTTCCAGACCCGGAGCGGCGCAAAGCCGTTGAAAATATAGCGTGGTGCGAGGAGCACGCGTGCAGCTGTTCGTGCAGGAGTGCCCAGAGCACTGAAGACTTCTGCTGTGGACATGGAGAAGAAGTGGCGTAAAAGAATGGGAGGTTGGAGCCACGATCCCGGGATCTAGTAGACATCGGTTCCCAAAGGATTTATTTGAGATTGCCGGTATCGACATGGGTGATGGCCTGATTGGGGCGGATGAGGTATAGTCTTGGCCCCAATGTATTTGCGCCCCGGGGTGGGGGGCTAATTATAGGCTGCGACGCGAGGGCTCATCGGCGCCGGAAACGATTACAGGCAGGAGATAGATGTACCGAATGTACAACGGGTTGGTAGTAAGATGTTGTGAATTACAATGTTGGGGTGGACAAATTGGTGAAGTTTGGGGTACGCTTGCATTTCCATGACGATTCAGGGTATAACTACCAACACACTCGCTCGTCGCCATATAATCCATCCCGGCGACGCCACAATATAAAAGGGTTCTTTATGCAGTGGGGCTGGAGGCTTTCGCCTTCTCCTGCTCTTCGAGCTTTCTCCGTGCTGCCAGAATCATCTCTTCTCGTCGTCTTTGCAAGTTTGCTTGCCTCTCATTCTTATCGGCGCTCCATGACTTGGTCTTCGGTTGGCCTTCCTGGGCTGACTGCTCTGTCTGGCTGATCTTAGAGGATAGGTTGTAGCGGGTTATCAGGTCAGGGTGAGCGGGTTTCGCTGGTGCAGCGGCTCGTGCAGATGCGGGAGGGGCTCGTGGTGCGGCAGGGGCCGCTATTTGGAAAGACGGTGGTGCCTGTTCGAGAATTAGCAAACTGTCACATGTATCGAGAAATGCCTGGTGGTGAGTCTTACAGTGTCCAAACCCCTCCCACTCAACGCCCGCTCCGTTGTTGCAGCCACATTTCCCCCGTTCCTCTGTAAATCCCATGCGATATCTCTCCTACTCAGCTGTGGCAGCATCTCGGCTACCTGGTCAATGTGCGCGGGATTCACACGGACTGTAGCGCGGTTCGCCGCTGCCCGCGTGCCTGGCGCTGCATCTCCCGACTTGCTGAGGTACCACCGTGAAACGAggaagatgacgacgacgaaaATGAGCACTTGGGGCACGTTGACGCTTTGCTCCGCCATGACTGTTCGCGCGATATGAGTCGAGTGGCGTCGAGTTGCTTGCGGTTGAGTTGACGTGTGCCGAGGTGCGGCGTAAAGAGAGTTTGGTTACGACAGTTGTAGATTATGGGAAGACAGTCGGTATGGTGGTTATGCGACCAGAAGACGTCAGGACTAGCTATCAGGGACTTCTTGTCGATAGCGCGATATCTATATGGGTGAAGTGGCATGTCAACGACGTACCTTAAAACCACCGTTGGCTGCGTCGGGCGAGCTTCGGCAGCAACCCGCAAATCTCCGGAACTGGGAACGTCACATCTTAGCCGCCAAGGATACCCCTGGTGAGCCTTTCACCCTCCCGTCCATAAGCTTCACTCTTTCCCCACAACTCCACCCGGACCCAAACTTTCACTTACACTTATGCTAGGCATACTTTGCCTCGGCGTCCGCTCCCTCTACACTACGCTCGTTTTTTAATGCATTATACCCCGTTTGCTTCAAGATACCCATTGTGATTTTCGACGCGCCCGTTACGCGTTTTATTGGTGATAGATAAGACATGAGTACCACTCCGGTACCCAGGAAGCCGGTACCGAGACCCGTGAGCGCGCATCTGGACAGCGGCAGGACATCGACTATAAGATTGGTCATCACAGAAGACGGACAAGATGCGCCTTCGAGTCCGCAAACGAAAGAGATTGCAATAGATGCGGCGAGCGAAGACACCCCCAATTCTAGTCAATTGGGTGCTCCCGGCGACCAGCAAGGCGAGAGCAAGTCATACCCACACACACAAGATGCACCTTCAAACATGCAAACGAAAGAGATGGAGATGGGCATGGCGAACGGCGACACTGCCTCCTCAATTGCATATGAAGCGGGTGATGAGAAGCCAAGTAAGAGGAAGCGGTTTGCAAGTGGTGCTCTGGCGTGCTTAGGGGCTATAAAAACTAGTACCTTTGCTTCTACTCTTTCCCGTCACTTTAACAATTGTCTACCGCCACAAAAAACATATCTCAACAATCGTATCAACCGCCGTACACTACTTATCATAATCGGTGTCACCTTCCTCTCCCTTCTGGCTCTCATCATTGGTCTCGCAGTAGGCCTCACGACCGGCTCCCAGTACGTTGCCCTTGGAACAGAATACCTCCGTGACATACACTAATCACGTGTGCTTAGCAACAACATACCGGCTAAGCCCGATAACGCAACCGTCGTGACCGGCGATTTTACCTACTACAGTACTGGACTTGGTGCCTGTGGCATCACAAACAACGACAACGACCCCATTGTCTCTATTTCCCACGGCAGGTGTAAGTAACCCCCCTTGTCTATATCGTTTACGAGATAAGCTAACTTGTACTCCAACAATAGTCGATGAGAACATGGTAGACGGGAACCCAAACCATAACAAGCTATGTGGCCGCAAGATCCGAGCTCACCGCGTTGACGAGAGGACTGGCAAGGAGGCCAGCATCGAACTTACTATTGCCGACAGATGTAAGTATTCCAGACGAAGACTTTTATCTTGCCGACCTTCACAACACTGATACTAACTCACTCCCAGGCGTTGGTTGCGCTTACAATGATATCGACGTCTCACCCGTATACTTCGACAAGATGGCTGCACACGACCTTGGCAGGGTCAAGGTAGATTGGTACTTCTTGTAAAGGGTGTCATTTTCTCATAGTACACAGTTTGTGACTCAGACTTGAGTCAACTGTGACTCGTCTTTGGCCAAGATAATATTCTCCGCTTATACAAGGATATATTCTGGGTTTCTAGATCTGACTTATAACTAcaccttcttcttctactcTTTTGCTTCGTACAAGTATTCCTTCGTATCAACTGTGTATCCACTGCCGTGTGGATGCTTTTACGAAGACACCAACAATATCGAGTTACCTCATTTTACCTACAAATCCATGCCTTTGGGTCGCTTAGATCGTAATTTGTCCTCCAAATCCAATACGGGTGTCAGGAAATCGACAATAAAGCACTTCGTACCCACAGAGGATCAACACCCTTTGCCACATTACAGTTCTGAAACCTCTACTGCGCAAACCCTCAAACCACCAACTATCCCGGCGTTTGATCTTGATAGAACCAGCTGCTACAGCGACGTGCCGTTCTTAGCTGAACCAAAATACAGCTCTAGGTCTGATCACGATAAACCACTCCCATCACGACCACAAGCACAGGCTCAAGCGGGCAAAGGCCCCGACGAACAAGAAGCCTCGTGGTACTCACACAGTACTGTGGTAGAGGAGCACGTACGACGACA is a window of Pyrenophora tritici-repentis strain M4 chromosome 2, whole genome shotgun sequence DNA encoding:
- a CDS encoding Atrophin-1 multi-domain protein codes for the protein MSTAEVFSALGTPARTAARVLLAPRYIFNGFAPLRVWNANAYAQARYGPLYKYRLWLLFDCRDLEVLEKILNEGSDDDVLRMREAKMEQFKLVALVGALLATLALQALSMPLLAETTFIVRSSFTVSTTLSLLATFFTCIQQRELGVVYKASSFRMWLSNGIRYTNSSNQVVLQSSLASLTLMEAPYELISLAVANFVAGMAAYMWDIYKQRLELQKESGWAQSVAIVVYFAFGTGFAFAMFPVLLGSKDREVKAAAAEERADVEMGVIAARKEMRWEAKAESESRGRRSC
- a CDS encoding CUE domain containing protein, which produces MAEQSVNVPQVLIFVVVIFLVSRWYLSKSGDAAPGTRAAANRATVRVNPAHIDQVAEMLPQLSRRDIAWDLQRNGGNVAATTERALSGRGLDTAPPSFQIAAPAAPRAPPASARAAAPAKPAHPDLITRYNLSSKISQTEQSAQEGQPKTKSWSADKNERQANLQRRREEMILAARRKLEEQEKAKASSPTA
- a CDS encoding DPBB-1 domain containing protein is translated as MSTTPVPRKPVPRPVSAHLDSGRTSTIRLVITEDGQDAPSSPQTKEIAIDAASEDTPNSSQLGAPGDQQGESKSYPHTQDAPSNMQTKEMEMGMANGDTASSIAYEAGDEKPSKRKRFASGALACLGAIKTSTFASTLSRHFNNCLPPQKTYLNNRINRRTLLIIIGVTFLSLLALIIGLAVGLTTGSHNNIPAKPDNATVVTGDFTYYSTGLGACGITNNDNDPIVSISHGRFDENMVDGNPNHNKLCGRKIRAHRVDERTGKEASIELTIADRCVGCAYNDIDVSPVYFDKMAAHDLGRVKVDWYFL
- a CDS encoding endo-polygalacturonase precursor, which translates into the protein MTLSSLDVPAGTTLDLSKLADGTTVIFEGTTTFGFKEWEGPLLSIGGNKIVVKGAAGSSLDGQGALYWDGKGDNGKVKPKFFAAHSLTGSSISNILIKNPPVQVVSINGCDGLTITDMTIDASAGDKGALGHNTDGFDIGSSNNIVIDGAKVFNQDDCVAINSGTNITFKNGICSGGHGLSIGSVGGRSDNVVDTVTFSNSQVTKSTNGIRVKARSGQTGKINKVTYSGITLSQISKYGILIEQNYDGGDLHGTAGTGIPITGLTLQNISGTGAVASSGFDVVVTCGSSTSCTGWTWSGVSVTGGKTYGSCTNVPSVTKCS